A window of Caldicoprobacter guelmensis genomic DNA:
TGTACAGGGCATCGTTGGCGGCAGGTGCACGCATCATCATGCCAACGCTTGTAGACTTTTTGAGATAAGAGTGTTGTTGATGTATAAGTGTAAATTTATGATGGGCATTTAAAACTCTATAAAACAACAGGTTTATAATTTTGCAACATTTTTAATATTTAGTTAAATGGGTTATATGCTTTTGTTTGGATTTTACAGACGAGGGAAATTTTACGCAATACAAGGAGAGAAGTCATGCTTTTGCGTATCACTACCACACCGGCTTTGATAGGGATCCGTACGCAGCCGGCCCAACTAGAGATAGATACCTCTCGACCTTTTGTTGAGATGCAGCATCAACCACCGAGGCTTAATATACAGACCCAGCCGGCAAAAGTGTACATTGATCAATATGAGTGCTTTGCTGAGTTGGGATATAAGAATTTTCTTGACCTTGCACGGGCTCAAGCTCAAAAGGGTTACCAGCGGGTGATGGAGTATATTGCCCAGACAGCACAGGACGGCGACAGGCTGGCTGCTATAGAGCAGGGAGGAAACCCCATAGCCGATATTGCAGAGGAAAGGTCATACCACACGCCCGAACCGGAACCGATTAGTCTACCCTTCCCTAAACCTAGGTTTTTTGTGACGGGTGGGGTTAGCATAGATTATTATCCTGGCGAGGTTCATTTTAATGCAGTTGTGCATCCCGTGAGATACAGGGTTACGCTTCACAAAGTCGATATTTACTTAAGGCAGTACCCCAGCATTACCATAGAATATGTGGGGCGTAATTTGGACAGGAGGGTGTGAAATTGATCATTGAATCCAAGCACTTTGGCTATATTGAAATATCCGAGGAGGAGATCATACGATTTCCTTACGGCCTTTACGGCTTTGAGGACATAAAGGAATATGTGCTGTTGGGTAAAGTGGGGGACAACAACCCCTTCATGTGGCTTCATGCGGTACATAATCCCAATGTGTGCTTTGTGGTCATAGACCCGTTTGTTTTTAAAAAGGACTATTCGCCTTCGATAAATGAGGAGGTCTTACAGAAGCTGGAGGTGGATGACCCGTCAGATATACGCTTTTTATCCATCGTCGTCATTCCGCAGGATATGTCAAAGATGACTGCTAACTTACAGGGGCCTATAGTGATCAATGCCAAGAAGAACATAGCCATGCAGGTGATACTGGACGATGATAAGTACACGACAAGACACTACATACTCGAAGAGATGAGAAAAGGGGCATAGAGGGGTAAAAGCATTATATGCTGTGTAGCATAAGGGGATGGAGTGGCATAAGTGGTGGTTTATGGCATGTGTGATAAGTGTCTAATACGGTGTACTTGGCAGAAGCTCACGGACAATAATTACAAATCAAGGCATGAGGGGCTTTTTGGGTTATTGTTGAAAGTATTGGGAGCTTTGCATGTAACTTAAAGTTAAGAGGTGGAGACATGCTGGTTTTAAGCCGAAAGCCGGGCCAATCGATATTAATCGGCGACAACATAGAGGTGAAGATAATAGAGGTGCAGGGAGACCAGGTCAGGATAGGGATAAATGCTCCAAAGGATATATCCATTCTAAGGAAGGAGCTCATGGATGAGGTCAGCCAGGCCAACCGTGAGGCGGTGGTGGACAGCGCCGCTATTTCGCTTGAAGAGCTGGGTAGGGTGCTGAGAGAGTAGTATTGAGGAAGATAATTGCTACCACGGTGAAAAACTGTATGAGTTGTGGGAGATTGTGGCGTTAAGTATGTTATTACCCATAGGAGCCGTAGAGAAGCTTTAATTAAAAATTTTTGAGACCACTGGAGATTTCAAAAGGAGAGTGTTGAAAGGTACAGGCAAAATTTACTAAAAACCAATAAAAAGTTTCTAAAAAGCCAGTAAAAAGTCTATAAAAATTCTAATTTAGCCACTAAAGTTTATATAAGATTTTGTCGATTTATATAAGTGAAAACAAAAACTAAGCCTTATCCTTTGCAGCGGCCGGGCAAAGGAGGGGCATTTAATTAAAATGCCCAAAAGGATTTGGGCAAAAATAAAAATTCAGGGAGGAATGATGTATGAGGATTAATCACAACATTATCGCTCTTAATGCATACAGACAGTTAAGCGTTAATAATACTGGTGTTCAAAAGTCCCTGGAGAAGCTTTCATCTGGTATGAGGATTAACCGTGCAGGAGACGATGCAGCAGGACTGGCCATATCAGAGAAGATGAGGGGTCAGATCAAAGGCCTCACTATGGCTTCCAAGAATGCTCAGGATGCTATATCATTGATTCAAACTGCAGAAGGTGCTTTGAATGAGACACATGCTATACTGCAGCGTATGAGAGAGTTGGCTGTCCAAGCGGCGAACGATACCAATACAGAAACTGATAGGGCAGAGATACAAAAGGAGATAGATCAGTTGGCCCAGGAGCTTGCAAGGATTGGTAATACTACCGAATTTAATACCCAGAAGCTCTTAAATGGTAATTTTAATGGTGTTTTCCAGATTGGAGCCAATGAAAAGCAGAATTTATTACTGCAGATAAGCGATATGAGAGGTTTCGCATTAGGTGTAGTGGGCGGTGTGACGTACGAAATTACTGGTACAGTTGGTAATACTAATAGTAGTTTCGAAACCGGTACGTATGCAGTAAAATATGATGCATCAAGGGATGAGTATCAACTTGTTGATAGTAATGGATTAGTGATTGCTACAAGTAACGATGGGGGCAAGACATATACTGCAAAAGCTAATGCTTCAGATCAAATTTCATTTAGTGATGGTGTAATCAGCGGGACTGTTACTATTTATGATAATAGTGGTACTCTAGAGGCAAAAGGGACTGCTACAGTGACCAATAAAGGTTTAGAGGCAGGAACTTATACTTATGATGCAAGTAGTGGTGAACTGAAGGATGCAAGCGGTCAGGTTGTTGCTAGATCTTCAAATGGCCAAACTTTTGAAGATGCTGCCGGGAATGAACTTTTTACATTAGGAGCGGCTCTTAGTGGTAACACTTCTTTTGAAGTAAAGGGTGTTGATGTATCGAGTTATGACAAAGCTACTGCTGCAATTACTACTATTAACGATGCTATTGAAAAGGTATCTGCTGAACGTTCTAAGCTTGGTGCTTACCAGAATCGTCTTGAGCATACAATCAACAACCTTGAGGTATCTGCAGAGAACCTCACGGCAGCCGAGTCCCGTATCCGTGATGTAGATATGGCAAAAGAGATGATGGAGTTTACTAAGCAGACCATACTGCAGCAGGCTGCAACGGCAATGCTTGCGCAGGCCAATCAGTTGCCTCAGGCGGTGTTACAGTTGCTCAGGTAAGCATGAGAAAAGCCAGAGGAATTTTCCTCTGGCTTTTTTATATATTTATACTCGTATACTGGATATTGTCGAAAACATCTGGAATTTTATGGATGTTGTACTGTAACTTTAATGACGAGGTTTATTAGCTTCTCAAAGAAGTAAAGATGTTAACTTGGAGGGATACAATGTGGAAAAAGGAAGAGCTGAATTTTCAAATGATGTTTGAGATCAGTGTAGCACCGTAAAAGGTAAAGTATGAATACATACCGGCTTAAGCATAGATGCAAGGATAGGCTGAAGGATTTTGGGGTAAGTATGTAGGAATATTTTAACTTTATGTCTATAAGCTGTAATGTTGCTGTAAATAGGAAATTCAACAGTATAATGAAGGCCTTTTAATTTTCATGAATCCTGTAAAGATTTGTTTGTAATAATCCGATATTTTTATTATAGAAGACAGAAGACATTATAGAAGGGGAGAGTTTGCATGCGAGTGGAAGGAATTCCAG
This region includes:
- the fliW gene encoding flagellar assembly protein FliW; this encodes MIIESKHFGYIEISEEEIIRFPYGLYGFEDIKEYVLLGKVGDNNPFMWLHAVHNPNVCFVVIDPFVFKKDYSPSINEEVLQKLEVDDPSDIRFLSIVVIPQDMSKMTANLQGPIVINAKKNIAMQVILDDDKYTTRHYILEEMRKGA
- a CDS encoding flagellin N-terminal helical domain-containing protein, which translates into the protein MRINHNIIALNAYRQLSVNNTGVQKSLEKLSSGMRINRAGDDAAGLAISEKMRGQIKGLTMASKNAQDAISLIQTAEGALNETHAILQRMRELAVQAANDTNTETDRAEIQKEIDQLAQELARIGNTTEFNTQKLLNGNFNGVFQIGANEKQNLLLQISDMRGFALGVVGGVTYEITGTVGNTNSSFETGTYAVKYDASRDEYQLVDSNGLVIATSNDGGKTYTAKANASDQISFSDGVISGTVTIYDNSGTLEAKGTATVTNKGLEAGTYTYDASSGELKDASGQVVARSSNGQTFEDAAGNELFTLGAALSGNTSFEVKGVDVSSYDKATAAITTINDAIEKVSAERSKLGAYQNRLEHTINNLEVSAENLTAAESRIRDVDMAKEMMEFTKQTILQQAATAMLAQANQLPQAVLQLLR
- the csrA gene encoding carbon storage regulator CsrA, which gives rise to MLVLSRKPGQSILIGDNIEVKIIEVQGDQVRIGINAPKDISILRKELMDEVSQANREAVVDSAAISLEELGRVLRE
- a CDS encoding DUF6470 family protein; amino-acid sequence: MLLRITTTPALIGIRTQPAQLEIDTSRPFVEMQHQPPRLNIQTQPAKVYIDQYECFAELGYKNFLDLARAQAQKGYQRVMEYIAQTAQDGDRLAAIEQGGNPIADIAEERSYHTPEPEPISLPFPKPRFFVTGGVSIDYYPGEVHFNAVVHPVRYRVTLHKVDIYLRQYPSITIEYVGRNLDRRV